In one Siniperca chuatsi isolate FFG_IHB_CAS linkage group LG14, ASM2008510v1, whole genome shotgun sequence genomic region, the following are encoded:
- the rtn2b gene encoding reticulon-2b, with the protein MATKLVDLVYWRNMRRTGVVFTGLVISLVSLFQLSAITVVSHICLGAMCVTFSLRLYYKLLELLRWNPGVHPFQSYLDYDSTLTDKETVMLVEEVVLLIAFAITEIKRLLFIDSMVDSIKFVVLLYLLTYVGVLTNGLTLVITAVIAVFSIPLLYKKQQVRTRRMVRTVKAFVKRIRNLCLSLYDSVRPSSAPEPAPKPAPASAPVPKQKAKSK; encoded by the exons ATGGCCACCAAAC TTGTGGACCTGGTGTATTGGCGGAACATGAGGAGGACCGGTGTGGTGTTCACAGGGCTGGTGATCAGCCTGGTCAGTCTGTTCCAGCTCAGTGCCATCACCGTGGTCTCTCACATCTGTCTGGGTGCCATGTGTGTCACCTTCTCCCTCCGTCTCTACTACaaactgctggagctgctgcgCTGGAACCCCGGGGTCCACCCCTTCCA GTCGTATCTGGATTATGACAGCACTCTGACAGATAAGGAGACAGTGATGCTAGTAGAGGAGGTGGTGCTGCTGATCGCGTTTGCCATCACAGAGATCAAACGCCTGCTTTTCATCGACAGCATGGTCGACTCTATTAAG TTTGTTGTGCTCCTGTATCTGCTGACCTATGTTGGCGTCCTAACCAACGGACTGACTCTGGTGATAACTG CTGTGATAGCTGTTTTCTCCATTCCTCTGTTGTACAAAAAGCAGCAG GTGCGGACAAGGAGGATGGTTAGAACAGTCAAAGCTTTCGTAAAGAGAATCAGAAACCT GTGCCTGAGTCTGTATGATTCAGTGAGACCCTCTTCTGCCCCTGAACCTGCCCCAAAACCTGCCCCTGCATCTGCACCTGTCCCCAAACAGAAAGCCAAGTCCAAGTAA